From Halorussus lipolyticus:
GCCGGCGTCGTCCTCGACTTCGCCCCAGATGCGGGCCGCGCTCTGGGCGCGCTCCTCGGCGGTCGGTCCCGAGACGAGGACGTCGATGGCACCTTTCATCGCGCGCTGGACTGGCCGCGACCCGAGGACCGGCATCAGTGCCCGCGTCTTGCGCATGACCTCGGGGACGTACCCCGGCACGGTGGCGTAAGTCTCGACGTTCGGAATCCCGGTGGTGAAGTACGCGGTCGAGATGTCGCCCCACGGAATCGTGACCGCGGGTTTGGGACCTTGCCCGAAGTCGAGTCTGCGGGTCTTCCACGCCGGCGGGACGGTCCGAAGTTCGCCGTCCTGCCGGACCGCGCCGGACTGCGAGAGGCCCTCCACGATGGATTTGGCGGTGCCCGGCGAGAACGTCCCGAGGCCGTCGATGGCCAGCGTGAGCCTCGTCGCCGAGTCCATCTCGGTCTGGAGGTAGCCGGCCAGACAGTCGGTCGGCACCACGTCGAATCCGACCGCCGGGAGGAGCGTCACGTCGGCCTCCTCGGCGTCTCGGTCGCGCTCGGCGATGGCCTCCAGCACGTCGATTTCCCCGGTGATGTCCAAATAATCGGTCCCGGTCCGCAGGCACGCCGAGTACATCGGTCGGGCCGTCGCGGAGAACGGTCCCGCGCAGTTCAGCACCGCCGAGAAGTCGCCGACCTGCTTCTCCACGACTTGCGGGTGCTGGAGGCTGAACACCCGGTGGTCGAGACCGAGGTCGGTCGCTTGGCGCTCGACTTTCTGGGCGGTCCGACCCGCGAGGACGGGCGAGAGTCCGTTTTCGACGGCCTCCTCCGCGACGAGCGCGCCGGTGTACCCGTATGCGCCGTAGACGAGCAGTTCGTCGGTCATGGTGTCGGTTTGGACGCTGATGGGTAAAACTCGCGGGGCCGATTGGTCTCCGTGACGGATAGCGGAGAGACGAATCCAACTGCCAGAGTCAGAGTGGTGTCCTTTGAAGCCCCCGGTCGGGGGGTTTCTGGTTTGAGAATTCGTTAGAATCTTTTAGGAAATATTCTACTTGCCTAAAGAAAGAATATGGTTTCTCTACTCGGCTTCTGCTGAGTCCGGAGTCACTTCTCGTCCGTCTCGGTGCCGCCGTCGGGTTCGGCTTGCGTGGTCTCGTCGGCGTCGGTGGTGTCTACGACCGCCTCGCCCGTGGCGTGGTCGGTGGCGGTGTCGTCCGTCTCGACCTCGCCGATGTCGGCCGACGAGTCCACCACGTCGCCGAAATCAGTTCCGCGCTCGGTCGAGTCGAAGTCGCTTCCGGACCTCGACTCCTCGGCGGACCCGGACCGGCGCTGGGCGAGCGCGACGGCGACCCAGAACAGGCCAGCAAGCGCCTGCAAAGCGCCCTTCTTCCGGTTGCCTTTCAGGAAGGTCCGACCGGCCCGGACCAGCGAGACGACCCCCGACGCGGCGGCGAGGGTGCCCGACTCGGCCTGCCGGGCGAGCGCCGGAGCGACCGATTCCGACAGCGACGTGACCCGCCCCGCGATTCCGTTTCCACCCTCGTCTAACGTTTCGGTAACGGTGTCGGAAGAACTCATCCGTCCGAATCGAGGACAGCGACGTAGAAAGGCGTGGTGGCAGTCTCCGGACCGCCGCGTCCTTGCAGTCGGTAACCCGGCATACGTGAAATAAGGCCGACTTACCGACGGGTCTGTCTGACGGCTGGGATTTCATCGACGCCAACAGTTAACACTGAAGAATCCCTAAAGTGAGTGCTGGGGCCGCTGCTGTTCGACCGGACTCTGCACAACATAGGATTCACGATGGTCACCGACCGACAACTCCGACGAAGTAAGACGATTCAGCAGCGAACCGGCAGAACCTTCCACTTCGCTACGCGGCTACTTCCGCAACGGATACGCCATCCGACCTACGTCCTCTACGCGTTCTTCCGCGTCGCCGACGAGGTTGTAGACGGCGCGACCGACTTACCGCCCGACGAGCAACGCGAGCGACTCGAACGACTCCGGGCGGAAGCCCTCGGCGAAGTGGAGGCGGACGACGAGGTGCTCACGGCGTTTCAGGAGGTCAGCGAGGAGCGTGGCATTCCCGACGACGAGATAGAAATCTTCATCGACGCGATGCTCTCGGACATCGAGAAAAGTCGTTGGGAGACCTACGACGAACTCGAAACCTACATGCGCGGGTCGGCCTCCGCGGTCGGGGTGATGATGCAGTCGGTGATGGGTATCGAGGACCCCGAGCGGGCCAAGCCCCACGCCGTCGCGTTGGGCGAGGCCTTCCAGTTGACGAACTTCCTGCGCGACGTTCGAGAGGACATAGAGGACCACGACCGCATCTACCTCCCCGGAACAACTCGCGAGCGCCACGGCGTCACGGAAGCCGACATTCGGCGTTGCAACCCGACAGACGGCTTCCGGTCAGCGATGGCCGACGAACTCCGACGGGCCGAGCACAAGTACCGCAAGGGTGTCGCGGGCATCGAGTATCTGCCCGAGGACTGCCAGTTCGCGGTGCTGTACGCCGCGGTCCTCTACGCCGAACACCACCGAATCATCCGGGCGCTCGACTACGACGTGTTCTCGTCAGAGCCGGAGGTCGGGGCCTTCCGCGCTGTCTGGCTCTGGGCGAAGACCCGGTGGTACTGGCAGAAGTCCCGCGACCCGGTGACGGTGTTCCGGGCCGTGAGCGCCGTGCCCGAGGCCGACGGAGGTCGTGCCACCCATCGTCCGGAGGGGACGCCACAGGCCGATTGAGCGTCCCCCATCGAATATCGCACCTTAGCCTCGTTCTGGTTGCTCCCGACCGACGCCAACGAAGTCGAACCGGTCGGTCCGAACCAACCCAATCGACAGTCCCACCGCCAGCGCCACCGCCACCCAGTGCTGGAAGTAGACGTTCATCGCACCCCAGAGGACCACGAAGCTCACGAAGTCGTCCAGCGCGAACTCGCAGTTCCGGAGCCTCGCACCAAGCTCCTCGCGGTCGAATCCCCACTCCACGAACGAGACCGCAATCAGGCCGCTCAGGACCCATCCCGCGTAGTTCGATAGGGGAACGCCGTAGTAGACGCCGCCGCCGTCGTAGGCCCAGAATCCCAGTCCGACCGCCGCGGGGTCCAGCACCAAGTCCACGACCAGCACGAGGCCGAGTGCTGTGAGCGTCCGCAGAACTCGGCCCGCCCGCGGGAGCAACAGCAGAACGAGGAGATAGCTGTTGACCACCAGCGGCAGGAAGAAGACGGGCAGGCCCACCGGCACCCCGCCGACCATCGGCCCCAACTCGATTTGATAGCTGAACTCGCCGTAGGGCACGCCGTAGTGGACGCCGACGTACTCGATGGCGTAACTGTAGGCCGTGACCGCGAGGAGGGCGATTCCCGCCCGGCGGTCAACGAGGGGTGCGAGACCCGCGACGAGAGGCAGTCGCATGACGGCGGTCCCGAACAGCACCAGCAGGGGGTTCATCGCCAGCCACGGCGGGAGGAGAATCTCCTCGTGGCTCAGGACGAACAACACGGCCCCGACCAGCGGGAAGACGACCGCGATGGTGAATCGGTTCTCCCGCACGAGGTCCGAGAGTTGCGCTTCCAGTTCGCGGCGATTGAGGTCGAGATTACCCACGCACGACCCCCCAGAGGCCGCCCAAGGTCAGCACCATCCCGACCAGCGTGTTGATGGCCGGGAACCACCAGTAGGCCCGCGAAACCGACACGTCGGTCTCGGCGACCCCGACAGCGAGGAGGGGATAGAGCAGGAGGAGTGCCCCGGCCCGAACATCCAGCAGGGCGAAGGCTCCCGCGGAGAACAACCAGCAGACTCCGCAGTAGGCCAGCGTCCTGCGCTCGCCCAGCACGGTCGCGGTGGTCCGAATCCCGGCCCGCCGGTCGGGGTCGATGTCGGGCACCGCCGAGAAGGTGTGCATCGCCATCGCCCAGAGCCACCCGCCGACGACGGCGAGCGCCGGGGGTTGGCGACCCGCCAGCGCGACGTAGGCCGCCGCGCCCGGCAGAACGTAGAGGCCGTTCGAAATCGAGTCGAGGGGTGGCGCAGTCTTGAGTCGGAAGGGAGGCGCGCTGTAGGCGTACCCGAGGACGAGGAAGGCAACGACCCAGAGCGCGGCGGACGCCGGGAGAACCCCGAGGAAGGCGACGCCTGCGAGGCCGCAGACCGCGACGATGGCGGTGACTGCGGGTCCGCCCTGAAAGCGGGTCTCCTTGGCCGACTCGCCCGTCTTCTTGGGATTTATCTCGTCGATGTCCGCGTCGAACACGTCGTTGACGCCGTAGAGGTAGACGTTCGCCGGGACGAGGAAGTACGCGAACAGCGCGACTGCGGTCGGGGCGAACAGGTCGCCGGCGGTGGACGCGCCGTAGGCGACGCCCACGAGGACCGGTCCGGCGAGGTAGAGCCAGAACCGGGGCCGCGAGAGCGTCAGCAGGTAGCCGAACGTGGTCGCCGAGCGGAGTTCGGGCATGGCGCTACTGGCCGTAGTCCTCCAGCAGGGCGTCTGCGGTGTGCTGGCCGCTGATGAGACACATCGGGACGCCGATGCCGGGCGTGGTGAACGACCCCGTGAAGTAGAGACCCGGCACCTCCGACGAGCGGTGGCCCGGCCGGAGCGGCCCGGTCTGGCGCAGGGT
This genomic window contains:
- a CDS encoding saccharopine dehydrogenase family protein; translated protein: MTDELLVYGAYGYTGALVAEEAVENGLSPVLAGRTAQKVERQATDLGLDHRVFSLQHPQVVEKQVGDFSAVLNCAGPFSATARPMYSACLRTGTDYLDITGEIDVLEAIAERDRDAEEADVTLLPAVGFDVVPTDCLAGYLQTEMDSATRLTLAIDGLGTFSPGTAKSIVEGLSQSGAVRQDGELRTVPPAWKTRRLDFGQGPKPAVTIPWGDISTAYFTTGIPNVETYATVPGYVPEVMRKTRALMPVLGSRPVQRAMKGAIDVLVSGPTAEERAQSAARIWGEVEDDAGNRFSARMRTPDTYDLTARTAVESARRVVEGEVNSGFQTPSSAFGPEFALEFDGVEREDVREVSEVGASVPEE
- a CDS encoding phytoene/squalene synthase family protein, which encodes MVTDRQLRRSKTIQQRTGRTFHFATRLLPQRIRHPTYVLYAFFRVADEVVDGATDLPPDEQRERLERLRAEALGEVEADDEVLTAFQEVSEERGIPDDEIEIFIDAMLSDIEKSRWETYDELETYMRGSASAVGVMMQSVMGIEDPERAKPHAVALGEAFQLTNFLRDVREDIEDHDRIYLPGTTRERHGVTEADIRRCNPTDGFRSAMADELRRAEHKYRKGVAGIEYLPEDCQFAVLYAAVLYAEHHRIIRALDYDVFSSEPEVGAFRAVWLWAKTRWYWQKSRDPVTVFRAVSAVPEADGGRATHRPEGTPQAD
- the cruF gene encoding bisanhydrobacterioruberin hydratase — its product is MGNLDLNRRELEAQLSDLVRENRFTIAVVFPLVGAVLFVLSHEEILLPPWLAMNPLLVLFGTAVMRLPLVAGLAPLVDRRAGIALLAVTAYSYAIEYVGVHYGVPYGEFSYQIELGPMVGGVPVGLPVFFLPLVVNSYLLVLLLLPRAGRVLRTLTALGLVLVVDLVLDPAAVGLGFWAYDGGGVYYGVPLSNYAGWVLSGLIAVSFVEWGFDREELGARLRNCEFALDDFVSFVVLWGAMNVYFQHWVAVALAVGLSIGLVRTDRFDFVGVGREQPERG
- a CDS encoding prenyltransferase, with product MPELRSATTFGYLLTLSRPRFWLYLAGPVLVGVAYGASTAGDLFAPTAVALFAYFLVPANVYLYGVNDVFDADIDEINPKKTGESAKETRFQGGPAVTAIVAVCGLAGVAFLGVLPASAALWVVAFLVLGYAYSAPPFRLKTAPPLDSISNGLYVLPGAAAYVALAGRQPPALAVVGGWLWAMAMHTFSAVPDIDPDRRAGIRTTATVLGERRTLAYCGVCWLFSAGAFALLDVRAGALLLLYPLLAVGVAETDVSVSRAYWWFPAINTLVGMVLTLGGLWGVVRG